From Candidatus Bathyarchaeota archaeon, a single genomic window includes:
- a CDS encoding type II secretion system F family protein — translation MTGEPGDEGRQGRTLGVPDVILSPYRMLGDRIIRVLPLFEDLRESLEKARLKVAFPAYVAFMLFYSATAAASAFALTLLLSFFAFHVQLVWAILLALAFALLGGAVVLIFLYVYPSSLAGSRRRLLEEELPYVASHMAVLSQAGLTPERMFRSLASIEAKGFRSVAAEEAKDIVRDVHLLGFDVVSAMERCSRRSPSNAFSEFIDGMIGVTRSGGDLTKYFLNSAKGFMDHARIAARQLVETLGTLAEAYVSMMVVFPLIAIVMLAVMGVIGGTLGGISILFAMYIIAYVLLPVFAMMLLLLLDGIMPPR, via the coding sequence ATGACCGGGGAACCCGGGGATGAGGGGAGGCAGGGTAGGACCCTAGGGGTACCCGACGTGATCCTCTCACCCTACCGTATGCTGGGCGACAGGATAATCAGGGTCCTCCCATTGTTCGAGGACCTCAGGGAGAGCCTGGAGAAGGCGAGGCTCAAGGTCGCCTTCCCAGCCTACGTGGCCTTCATGCTCTTCTACTCGGCTACGGCCGCCGCCTCAGCCTTCGCTTTAACCCTCCTGTTAAGCTTCTTCGCGTTTCACGTCCAACTGGTCTGGGCCATCCTGTTGGCCCTGGCGTTCGCCCTCCTGGGGGGAGCTGTAGTCCTCATATTCCTATACGTTTACCCCTCCAGCCTCGCGGGGTCCAGGAGGCGCCTCCTAGAAGAGGAGCTCCCCTACGTGGCGAGCCACATGGCCGTGTTATCCCAGGCGGGCCTCACGCCCGAGAGGATGTTCCGCTCCCTAGCCTCCATAGAGGCCAAGGGTTTCAGGAGCGTGGCGGCTGAGGAGGCCAAGGACATAGTCAGGGACGTCCACCTGCTGGGCTTCGACGTGGTCTCAGCCATGGAGAGGTGCAGCAGGAGGAGCCCATCCAACGCCTTCTCGGAGTTCATAGATGGGATGATAGGGGTGACGAGGTCCGGGGGGGACCTCACGAAGTACTTCCTAAACTCGGCCAAGGGCTTCATGGACCACGCTAGGATAGCGGCCCGCCAGCTCGTGGAGACGCTGGGCACCCTGGCTGAAGCCTACGTATCCATGATGGTCGTCTTCCCGTTGATAGCCATAGTCATGTTGGCCGTGATGGGAGTCATAGGTGGAACCCTGGGGGGCATAAGCATATTGTTCGCCATGTACATTATAGCGTATGTCCTCCTCCCCGTCTTCGCCATGATGCTCCTCCTACTACTGGACGGGATCATGCCGCCTAGGTGA
- a CDS encoding type II/IV secretion system ATPase subunit has translation MGEDPSQRPAGVEVKRETAAFKEVYPLLEPYVYAAITKDPKTLGLVYMVIEPTLQPGERETLERIKAILVETLDIDLNELGSREEAEKLLRRRIEEAVRDYKIKLQPEAMDKVTYYLVRDLVKYGRIDPLMYDHMIEDISCDGPGIPIYVWHREYESIPTNVRFESEEELDSFVIRLAYLAGKHISIANPILDASLPDGSRIQLTLGREVTRRGSTFTIRRFRADPLTVTDLIMFNTLTAEMAAWFWLAIERKANLIIGGGTASGKTTTLNALSAFIPPDSKVITIEDTPELNLPHQNWIPSVARTGFGPAGSSAEITLFDLLKAAMRQRPDYIIVGEVRGEEAFTLFQAMATGHGGLSSLHCDSVQAALNRLESEPMNIPRSLLTTLNAVAMQSRIRVKGRTARRIGHIAEIVGLDPVSKDIITSDVYRWDPVGDSFTYSGRSLIAEKIRERFGLSEEEVRRELDRRRTVLEWMVKAGIRRYDAVGRVVREYYADPDRTYQRARLELSL, from the coding sequence TTGGGCGAGGATCCTTCTCAGCGCCCGGCGGGGGTTGAGGTTAAGAGGGAGACGGCGGCCTTTAAGGAGGTTTACCCTCTCCTGGAGCCCTACGTCTACGCCGCCATAACGAAGGATCCTAAGACTCTAGGCCTGGTCTACATGGTCATCGAGCCCACCCTCCAGCCCGGTGAGAGGGAGACCCTGGAGAGGATAAAGGCCATCCTGGTGGAGACCCTGGATATAGATTTGAACGAGCTGGGGTCGAGGGAGGAGGCTGAGAAGCTCCTCAGGAGGCGGATAGAAGAGGCCGTGAGGGATTATAAGATTAAGTTGCAGCCCGAGGCTATGGACAAGGTAACTTATTACCTTGTCAGGGACCTCGTTAAATACGGTAGGATAGATCCCTTGATGTACGATCATATGATCGAGGATATCTCATGTGATGGCCCGGGGATACCCATATACGTATGGCATAGGGAGTATGAGTCCATCCCCACCAATGTCCGCTTCGAATCCGAGGAGGAGCTGGACTCCTTCGTTATACGCTTAGCCTACCTGGCTGGGAAGCATATAAGCATAGCCAACCCCATATTGGATGCGAGCCTCCCGGATGGGAGCAGGATACAGTTAACCCTCGGGAGGGAGGTTACGCGGAGGGGCAGCACCTTTACGATCCGGAGGTTCAGGGCCGACCCCTTAACCGTGACGGACCTGATAATGTTCAATACTTTGACGGCTGAGATGGCTGCGTGGTTCTGGCTCGCCATAGAGAGGAAGGCGAACCTGATAATCGGCGGTGGGACGGCCTCGGGGAAGACCACCACGCTGAACGCCCTATCAGCCTTCATACCCCCCGACAGCAAGGTCATAACCATAGAGGATACCCCTGAGCTCAACCTGCCCCATCAGAACTGGATACCATCCGTGGCCAGGACGGGCTTCGGCCCAGCCGGGAGCTCCGCGGAGATAACCCTATTCGACCTCTTGAAGGCCGCCATGAGGCAGAGGCCCGACTACATAATCGTGGGGGAGGTTAGGGGGGAGGAGGCCTTCACCCTGTTCCAGGCGATGGCCACGGGCCATGGAGGCCTCTCCTCGCTCCATTGCGACTCGGTTCAGGCGGCTTTGAACCGCCTCGAGTCCGAGCCCATGAATATCCCGAGGTCCCTCCTGACGACCTTGAACGCCGTGGCGATGCAGAGCAGGATCCGCGTGAAGGGGAGGACGGCTAGGCGTATAGGCCATATAGCCGAGATAGTGGGCTTGGACCCCGTCTCCAAGGATATAATAACGAGCGACGTCTACCGTTGGGATCCCGTAGGGGACAGCTTCACGTACTCGGGCAGGAGCCTCATCGCCGAGAAGATCAGGGAGCGCTTCGGCCTATCCGAGGAGGAGGTTAGGAGGGAGCTGGATAGGCGTAGGACGGTGCTGGAGTGGATGGTTAAAGCCGGGATCAGGAGGTACGATGCGGTGGGCCGCGTGGTGAGGGAGTACTACGCCGACCCCGACCGCACGTATCAGAGGGCCCGCCTGGAGTTGAGCCTATGA
- a CDS encoding NAD(P)H-hydrate dehydratase, translating into MLDLNSEYLGVAPIQLMENAGRAVAEEALKRLGSKGKAAVFAGLGRNGGDGFVAARHLAGMGFQVQVLLAGSSRLMRDPLALANWNALKAMPLSVSIREVEDPSELPPVEADVLIDAMLGTGVKGALKPPIREMVQLFNSSKGLKIAVDVPTGVDADTGEILGPAVKADVTVTFHRAKRGLGAAPDYTGEIVVAGIGIPPEAALLAGPGDVEAVRIRRRPQSHKGDYGRLLVVSGSTTYTGAPALVGLAALRIGVDLVYIASPERTAYTIAGFSPNLITLKLDGDHLSPRHIPVVKPFLEKATGVVMGPGLETHRETLEAVKELIKTVVGAGKPLLLDADALKPFREVEIPITSNSNIVLTPHEGEFQKLTGEKPPIDLEGRAYAVVEAAKKFHATILLKGPVDVISDGGRLKLNYTGNPGMTVGGTGDVLSGVVGALLAQGFEGFKAAAAGAYINGLAGDIAARDLGYHIVASDLVERLPTAFEKPMIGKEFRSPGQP; encoded by the coding sequence ATGCTGGACCTCAACTCCGAGTATCTAGGCGTAGCCCCGATCCAGCTCATGGAGAACGCTGGGAGGGCCGTGGCTGAGGAGGCCTTGAAGAGGCTCGGCTCCAAGGGTAAGGCCGCGGTATTCGCCGGCCTGGGCAGGAATGGAGGGGACGGGTTCGTGGCCGCCCGCCACCTCGCAGGGATGGGTTTCCAAGTCCAGGTCCTGCTGGCTGGATCCTCGAGGCTGATGAGGGATCCCCTCGCGTTGGCCAACTGGAACGCCTTGAAGGCCATGCCCCTGAGCGTCTCCATAAGGGAGGTTGAGGATCCATCCGAGCTCCCGCCGGTGGAAGCCGACGTCCTCATAGACGCCATGCTCGGGACGGGCGTGAAAGGGGCTTTAAAGCCCCCCATAAGGGAGATGGTGCAACTCTTCAATTCATCCAAGGGGTTAAAGATAGCAGTGGATGTCCCCACGGGCGTCGACGCCGACACCGGCGAGATCCTAGGCCCAGCCGTGAAGGCGGATGTAACGGTTACATTCCATAGGGCTAAGAGGGGCTTAGGGGCAGCCCCAGACTACACAGGGGAGATCGTGGTGGCTGGGATAGGGATACCCCCCGAAGCCGCCTTATTAGCTGGGCCCGGGGACGTGGAGGCGGTCAGGATCCGGAGGAGGCCCCAATCCCATAAGGGGGACTACGGCCGCCTCCTCGTGGTGTCGGGGAGCACGACCTACACCGGGGCGCCAGCCCTCGTAGGTTTAGCGGCCCTCAGGATAGGAGTAGACCTGGTCTACATAGCCTCTCCTGAGCGTACAGCCTATACGATAGCCGGCTTCTCCCCGAACCTCATAACCTTGAAGCTCGACGGGGACCACCTCTCACCCAGGCATATACCGGTGGTTAAGCCGTTCCTGGAGAAGGCCACCGGGGTTGTGATGGGGCCGGGCCTCGAAACCCATAGGGAAACCCTGGAGGCAGTGAAAGAACTTATTAAAACGGTGGTTGGGGCTGGGAAGCCGCTTCTACTCGACGCGGATGCGTTGAAGCCGTTCAGAGAGGTGGAAATCCCCATCACTAGCAACAGCAACATCGTATTGACCCCCCATGAGGGGGAGTTCCAGAAGCTTACGGGGGAGAAGCCCCCCATCGACCTTGAGGGAAGGGCGTATGCGGTGGTGGAGGCGGCTAAGAAGTTCCATGCGACGATACTTCTGAAGGGCCCCGTGGACGTGATCTCGGATGGAGGGAGGCTCAAGCTGAACTATACGGGGAACCCTGGGATGACCGTGGGGGGGACCGGGGATGTGCTCTCAGGGGTGGTGGGGGCCCTCCTAGCCCAGGGCTTCGAGGGATTCAAGGCCGCGGCGGCGGGAGCCTACATAAACGGTTTAGCGGGGGACATCGCAGCGAGGGATCTGGGATACCATATAGTCGCCTCCGACCTCGTAGAGAGGCTTCCAACCGCCTTTGAGAAACCCATGATCGGGAAGGAGTTTAGATCCCCCGGCCAGCCTTAG
- a CDS encoding metallophosphoesterase produces MSFLLGKKDSTTRLLFATDMHGSEGVWRKFLNASAMLKVHVAICGGDLTGKMVVPVIERKNRQYTYYLMGKTNIVDSDGLERAFKDIRGIGYYPYLTDEDEYEEMVKDPGKVDEVFSKVMTSTLEDWFNLIPEKLPNDVRVIVCPGNDDRFPVDEVIDKSDHVVNGEGKVIEIDEHHEMVSTGWVNPSPWKTTREEDDEKLEARLEGYIAQLRDFKGAIFNFHAPPFQSKLDEAPLLDEKMNPVIRGGSVVMVPVGSKAVRRMIEKYQPFLGLHGHIHESSGSIKIGRTYCVNPGSEYAEGILRAYLIEFKADKIIRLQRIEG; encoded by the coding sequence TTGAGTTTCCTCTTGGGGAAGAAGGATTCTACTACGCGGCTCCTCTTCGCAACCGATATGCACGGCTCGGAGGGGGTTTGGAGGAAGTTCCTCAACGCTTCGGCGATGCTGAAGGTTCACGTAGCCATATGTGGAGGGGACCTAACGGGGAAGATGGTGGTCCCCGTGATCGAGAGGAAGAACCGCCAATACACCTATTATCTGATGGGTAAGACGAACATCGTAGATTCAGACGGGTTGGAGAGGGCGTTCAAGGATATCAGGGGCATAGGCTACTATCCATACCTGACCGATGAGGATGAATACGAGGAGATGGTTAAAGATCCCGGGAAGGTGGATGAGGTCTTCTCGAAGGTTATGACCTCCACCCTCGAGGACTGGTTCAACCTGATCCCGGAGAAGCTTCCAAACGATGTCAGGGTTATCGTCTGCCCCGGAAACGATGATAGATTCCCGGTCGACGAAGTCATCGATAAGAGCGACCACGTCGTCAATGGAGAGGGTAAAGTCATAGAGATAGATGAGCATCACGAGATGGTGAGCACGGGATGGGTGAACCCGAGCCCCTGGAAGACGACCAGGGAGGAGGATGATGAGAAACTCGAGGCGAGGCTTGAAGGCTACATAGCCCAGCTCAGGGATTTTAAGGGGGCGATATTCAACTTTCACGCTCCCCCGTTCCAATCCAAGCTGGATGAGGCTCCGCTCCTCGATGAGAAGATGAACCCGGTCATCAGGGGCGGGAGCGTCGTGATGGTCCCCGTGGGGTCGAAGGCGGTTAGGAGGATGATCGAGAAGTACCAGCCCTTCCTAGGCCTTCACGGCCATATACACGAGTCATCCGGATCCATAAAGATAGGTAGAACCTACTGCGTCAACCCTGGAAGCGAATACGCCGAGGGGATCCTGAGGGCATACCTGATAGAGTTCAAAGCCGACAAGATCATCAGGCTCCAGAGGATAGAAGGTTGA
- a CDS encoding APC family permease, protein MSEFKPSLFAREATGLVREIGFALGVIIIMSHVIGLGWQKRAFQFTGPRPVPTDMLPLGLPAIFWAFLICGIIVIITGYAAGYVTAAMPRSGGGYVTISRVIHPVVGYMAGWLMFLAEAFSYGLIGVAVFEAIMIFYSIALAPAVVAFSSTTLFVGGLVVIWIFAFLALLGTKLYGRLMEAIFYIPAVITVGFFAMWITGAMNPGILASGVREVMGASPEAFVDLAFKTGMTENISTFYDAFTFALGGAFWAYMGWYSTTFVAGEVKEANKKLPAIVASAGVLIMVVYLAASSLSAVPALSLAVKTDAAGHKWSFFQAYSWLSYAGVPSETIKAVIPNFQSAWSTGIASMIARALNLGWLSWLIALGGVLWLANDIPPFLLVASRTFFAMAFDRMMPEQFSYVSERWHAPTWSIIITAVAGTLGCVAESNIGGLGTYTAFAGVIGTDIFDAFFLTLFCASCMLLPLERRDIHDRAAVKHSVGAVVGLGFVATLLAGYCLYIFVKESAGWIFTPQTVGDISSSVGFFICIILGLLFYIYYMYKNTTRGIDVRTIYMNIPPE, encoded by the coding sequence ATGAGCGAATTTAAACCATCTCTCTTCGCCAGAGAGGCTACCGGACTCGTAAGGGAGATCGGCTTCGCCCTGGGCGTCATCATCATAATGTCCCACGTGATCGGCTTAGGCTGGCAGAAGAGGGCGTTCCAGTTCACAGGTCCGAGGCCCGTCCCCACGGATATGCTCCCGCTAGGCCTACCAGCCATCTTCTGGGCCTTCCTGATATGCGGCATAATCGTCATAATCACAGGCTACGCAGCCGGATACGTGACCGCTGCGATGCCCAGGTCAGGCGGCGGATACGTCACCATCTCGAGGGTGATCCATCCCGTGGTAGGCTACATGGCGGGATGGCTGATGTTCCTGGCTGAGGCCTTCTCATACGGGCTGATCGGCGTAGCCGTCTTCGAGGCCATAATGATATTCTACAGCATAGCCCTCGCACCCGCCGTGGTAGCCTTCAGCTCAACCACCCTCTTCGTAGGAGGCCTAGTAGTCATATGGATATTCGCGTTCCTCGCCCTTTTGGGTACGAAGCTCTACGGCCGGCTCATGGAGGCGATATTCTACATCCCCGCCGTTATCACGGTGGGCTTCTTCGCCATGTGGATCACCGGCGCCATGAATCCGGGCATCCTGGCCTCCGGGGTAAGGGAGGTTATGGGAGCCTCCCCGGAGGCGTTCGTGGACCTGGCGTTCAAGACAGGGATGACCGAGAACATCTCAACCTTCTACGACGCCTTCACCTTCGCCCTCGGAGGAGCCTTCTGGGCCTACATGGGATGGTACTCGACGACATTCGTGGCCGGCGAGGTTAAGGAGGCCAATAAGAAGCTCCCCGCCATAGTGGCCTCAGCAGGCGTGCTAATAATGGTGGTGTACCTGGCCGCCTCCTCCCTATCCGCCGTACCGGCCCTCAGCTTGGCGGTTAAAACGGATGCGGCCGGCCACAAGTGGAGCTTCTTCCAAGCCTATTCATGGCTGAGCTACGCCGGAGTCCCATCCGAAACCATAAAGGCGGTCATTCCAAACTTCCAGTCGGCGTGGAGCACCGGCATAGCATCCATGATAGCCAGGGCTTTAAACCTGGGATGGCTCTCATGGCTTATAGCTCTAGGCGGCGTCCTCTGGCTCGCCAACGATATACCACCCTTCCTCCTGGTAGCATCTAGGACCTTCTTCGCCATGGCCTTCGACAGGATGATGCCCGAGCAATTCTCCTATGTGAGCGAGAGGTGGCATGCCCCCACGTGGTCCATCATAATCACAGCCGTGGCTGGAACCCTCGGATGCGTAGCCGAATCCAACATTGGAGGCCTGGGAACCTACACCGCGTTCGCCGGGGTCATCGGGACAGACATATTCGACGCTTTCTTCCTCACGCTCTTCTGCGCCTCCTGCATGCTCCTCCCATTGGAGAGAAGGGACATCCATGATAGAGCAGCCGTCAAACACTCCGTAGGCGCCGTGGTAGGGCTCGGCTTCGTTGCGACGCTCCTAGCCGGATACTGCCTCTACATCTTCGTTAAGGAGTCGGCTGGATGGATATTCACGCCCCAAACCGTAGGAGACATATCCAGCAGCGTGGGCTTCTTCATCTGCATAATACTTGGGCTGCTCTTCTACATCTACTACATGTACAAGAACACCACTAGGGGCATCGACGTCAGAACCATATACATGAACATCCCACCCGAGTAG